The following proteins are co-located in the Robbsia betulipollinis genome:
- a CDS encoding helix-turn-helix domain-containing protein, with protein MNIFLLIHKIMDLEFTKPGEVVKVLCERLRKERLSQRMTQADLAARAGIGVNTVSNLEAGRNVTFESLVRLAMVLGRLQELEGLFKPKLDSLDDILRYENSVNRYRIKKPSNNA; from the coding sequence ATGAATATTTTTCTTTTAATACACAAAATAATGGATTTAGAATTTACCAAGCCCGGTGAAGTTGTCAAGGTGCTCTGTGAGCGTTTGCGCAAGGAGCGCTTGTCGCAACGGATGACGCAAGCCGATCTGGCCGCGCGCGCCGGCATCGGCGTCAATACCGTATCCAATCTTGAAGCGGGACGGAACGTGACCTTCGAAAGCCTGGTCCGTCTGGCAATGGTGCTCGGGCGTCTCCAGGAACTGGAAGGGTTGTTCAAGCCGAAGCTGGATAGCCTGGACGATATCCTGCGCTACGAAAACAGCGTAAACCGCTACCGTATCAAGAAACCCTCCAACAATGCCTGA
- a CDS encoding type II toxin-antitoxin system HipA family toxin: MPDRIDVYYDGWGEHWRWGTLLSSNAITGRPLIAFEYSAEAKSKGLELSAHRLPLNGPTLRRDFPTHQMGLPGPVYDALPDGWGMLLMDRLFRSRGLNPARIGPLERLACIGTHAMGAMSFEPMATEVIAADQEILLAQLAVEVQEVLNGEGGAFLQKLLLMGGSPQGARPKALLYRDPGSQSFTTAAAPGLDAWLVKFPARQEHPEVCAIEAVYAACLRECGIETPETQHFDLPNGQAAFASKRFDRQGVSRVPMQSLAAFTGADFRMPGTLDYTVFLRATQMCTNDMREKAVAFERAVFNVVFNNRDDHAKNFAYIMSAAGQWRLAPAYDVTFCEGPGGYHQMNVMGEGLDIGRERMRLLGEQEADLSTRDTGDVIDRIRDVASRFSAMARRMFPGQITQETLHTIQGRIDDNLHRLR; the protein is encoded by the coding sequence ATGCCTGATCGAATCGACGTCTACTACGATGGGTGGGGCGAGCATTGGCGTTGGGGCACGCTCTTGTCCTCGAATGCGATCACGGGGCGTCCGCTGATAGCGTTTGAATACAGCGCTGAGGCAAAAAGCAAGGGGCTGGAGCTATCGGCCCACCGTCTCCCTTTGAACGGACCCACGCTGCGCAGGGACTTTCCCACCCATCAGATGGGACTGCCTGGACCGGTCTACGACGCACTACCTGACGGCTGGGGCATGCTTCTCATGGACCGTTTGTTCAGGAGTCGTGGCCTCAATCCCGCACGTATCGGTCCTCTGGAACGGCTCGCCTGTATCGGGACCCATGCTATGGGAGCAATGTCGTTCGAGCCGATGGCGACGGAGGTCATCGCGGCGGACCAGGAGATTCTCCTTGCCCAGTTGGCCGTCGAGGTTCAGGAGGTACTCAATGGCGAAGGTGGGGCATTCTTGCAGAAGTTGCTGCTGATGGGCGGCTCTCCACAAGGTGCGAGGCCGAAGGCATTGCTTTATCGAGACCCCGGCAGCCAGTCCTTCACCACGGCCGCAGCGCCCGGCTTGGACGCATGGCTGGTGAAGTTTCCCGCCCGACAGGAACACCCTGAAGTCTGCGCGATCGAAGCCGTCTACGCTGCATGTTTGCGCGAGTGTGGCATCGAGACGCCGGAGACGCAGCACTTCGATCTCCCAAACGGACAGGCTGCCTTCGCCAGCAAACGGTTTGACCGACAAGGCGTCAGTCGGGTGCCGATGCAGAGCCTGGCCGCTTTTACCGGAGCGGACTTCCGGATGCCGGGGACGCTGGATTACACCGTTTTCCTGCGCGCAACTCAGATGTGTACCAATGACATGCGCGAGAAAGCCGTTGCGTTCGAGCGGGCGGTCTTCAATGTCGTGTTCAACAATCGGGATGATCATGCCAAGAATTTCGCGTACATCATGTCGGCGGCGGGACAATGGAGGCTGGCGCCAGCCTACGATGTCACATTCTGCGAGGGGCCAGGCGGTTACCATCAAATGAACGTCATGGGCGAGGGCCTGGACATAGGCCGCGAGCGGATGCGCCTTCTTGGCGAGCAGGAGGCGGATCTTTCCACTCGGGATACCGGCGATGTCATCGATAGGATCCGCGACGTGGCCAGCCGGTTTTCAGCGATGGCCAGGCGCATGTTCCCCGGTCAAATCACGCAGGAAACCCTGCACACGATTCAAGGCCGCATCGACGACAACCTCCATCGGCTTCGATAA
- a CDS encoding prolyl oligopeptidase family serine peptidase, protein MPVPTPPSAPLWPVASGTFDVVPAAAFDMAPRAVSETDSAADPAVAPASDPYLALEALDDPEVGRWLDAQNDRTHSVFGHTPDSDALTQRLLRAYTAEDRIVSCWRVGDWAYNTWQDAEHRLGIVRRTPWQSWLDGTPNWDVVLDIDALDLNQAGASEHRWALKGFSMLRPDHDRVLVRLSPGGADACIVREFDIASRTFVADGFTLPDVGKHHISWIDRDTVYVGWDDSAHTPTPALTSSGLPREARRWTRGTAVADAPVVFRGEESDVVADAHYDREDRLHLASRAVTFFEAMHFWRDDASQEWRQYDIPLHAELQHWDGWLFITPREAWSVGGERHPSGSLLAIRRDAFLAGERRFAALFTPGERQVLSGVDVSRRFLVVSTTNDGVPAVTLWTPPRSGREWHGQALALPAGQCDVSPIDFRRDDTALVYVEHYLTPPSLFHVTLGSDAPWHLLAQLPARFDSTGLVAERRHASAPDGVQIPYWLVGREAAVRGAAAPCLLYGYGGFEIALDPRYDATTGIGWLEAGNLYAVANIRGGGEFGPDWHRAAQRGKRQVAFDDFIAVAQSLIDSGATTAAQLAISGGSNGGLLTGVCLVQRPDLFGAVVSEVPLLDMARFHLLLQGASWIDEYGDPDVPEDLRVLLTYSPYQNVREDAAYPPVLFTTSSADDRVHPGHARKMAARMQAQGHAQVWYLENREGGHGAGIEPETIARQRATVFDFLRRTVGAV, encoded by the coding sequence ATGCCCGTCCCCACGCCTCCGTCCGCCCCCCTCTGGCCCGTTGCCTCCGGCACCTTCGACGTCGTTCCCGCCGCCGCTTTCGACATGGCCCCACGCGCTGTTTCGGAAACGGATTCCGCGGCCGACCCTGCCGTCGCGCCCGCTTCCGACCCCTATCTCGCCCTTGAAGCCCTCGACGATCCCGAGGTCGGCCGCTGGCTCGACGCGCAGAACGACCGCACCCATTCGGTCTTCGGCCACACGCCGGACAGCGACGCGCTGACCCAGCGGCTGCTGCGCGCCTATACCGCCGAAGACCGCATCGTCAGTTGCTGGCGCGTGGGCGACTGGGCGTACAACACCTGGCAGGACGCCGAACACCGCCTCGGCATCGTGCGCCGCACGCCCTGGCAAAGCTGGCTCGACGGCACGCCGAACTGGGACGTCGTCCTCGACATCGACGCCCTCGACCTGAACCAGGCGGGCGCCAGCGAGCACCGCTGGGCGCTCAAGGGTTTCAGCATGCTGCGCCCGGACCACGACCGCGTGCTCGTGCGCCTCTCGCCGGGCGGCGCGGACGCGTGCATCGTGCGCGAATTCGACATTGCGTCGCGGACCTTCGTCGCCGACGGCTTCACGCTGCCCGACGTCGGCAAGCATCACATTTCGTGGATCGACCGGGACACGGTGTATGTCGGCTGGGACGACAGCGCCCACACCCCCACGCCGGCGCTGACGTCCTCGGGTTTGCCGCGCGAGGCGCGCCGCTGGACCCGCGGCACGGCCGTCGCCGACGCGCCGGTCGTTTTCCGGGGCGAGGAAAGCGACGTGGTGGCCGACGCGCACTATGACCGGGAAGACCGCCTGCATCTCGCCTCGCGCGCGGTGACCTTTTTCGAAGCGATGCATTTCTGGCGCGACGATGCCAGCCAGGAATGGCGGCAATACGACATACCGCTGCATGCCGAACTCCAGCACTGGGACGGCTGGCTTTTCATCACGCCGCGCGAAGCCTGGAGCGTGGGCGGCGAACGGCACCCGAGCGGTTCGCTGCTCGCGATCCGGCGCGACGCCTTCCTCGCCGGCGAGCGGCGCTTCGCCGCGCTGTTCACGCCGGGCGAACGGCAGGTGCTGAGCGGCGTCGATGTGTCCCGGCGCTTTCTGGTCGTCTCGACGACGAACGACGGCGTGCCGGCCGTGACGCTGTGGACGCCGCCGCGGTCCGGACGCGAATGGCACGGACAGGCGCTCGCGCTGCCCGCCGGGCAGTGCGACGTCAGCCCGATCGACTTTCGCCGCGACGACACCGCGCTGGTCTATGTCGAGCACTACCTCACGCCCCCATCGCTGTTCCACGTCACCCTGGGCAGCGACGCACCCTGGCACCTGCTCGCACAGTTGCCGGCCCGCTTCGACAGCACGGGACTGGTCGCCGAACGCCGGCATGCGAGCGCGCCCGACGGCGTGCAGATTCCGTACTGGCTGGTGGGACGGGAAGCCGCCGTCAGGGGCGCGGCGGCGCCCTGCCTGCTCTACGGGTACGGCGGCTTCGAAATCGCGCTCGACCCGCGCTACGACGCCACCACGGGCATCGGCTGGCTCGAAGCCGGCAACCTCTACGCGGTCGCGAACATCCGCGGCGGCGGCGAATTCGGTCCCGACTGGCACCGTGCCGCGCAACGCGGCAAGCGTCAGGTCGCCTTCGACGACTTCATCGCCGTCGCGCAGTCGCTGATCGACTCCGGCGCCACCACCGCCGCGCAACTCGCGATCAGCGGCGGCAGCAACGGCGGCCTGCTCACGGGCGTCTGCCTGGTGCAGCGCCCGGACCTGTTCGGCGCGGTCGTGTCGGAGGTGCCGCTGCTCGACATGGCGCGTTTTCATCTGCTGTTGCAGGGCGCATCGTGGATCGACGAGTACGGCGACCCGGACGTTCCCGAGGACCTGCGCGTGCTGCTGACCTATTCGCCGTACCAGAACGTGCGCGAAGACGCCGCGTATCCGCCGGTGCTGTTCACCACGTCGAGCGCCGACGACCGCGTGCACCCGGGACACGCCCGCAAGATGGCGGCGCGCATGCAGGCGCAGGGGCATGCGCAGGTGTGGTATCTGGAGAACCGCGAGGGCGGCCACGGCGCGGGCATCGAACCGGAAACCATCGCGCGGCAACGGGCGACGGTGTTCGATTTCCTGCGACGGACGGTGGGCGCGGTCTGA
- a CDS encoding ankyrin repeat domain-containing protein encodes MTRFTRVGAVLAVLGASVLAGCQSVAPPTAAMAPATPASAAAATAPVPPVAGGAVHYDEQWFAAARMGRTDILQALIDAHQPLDIQDDAGYTALILTSYRGHRDALASLLKAHANACLADKRGNTALMGALFRGRDEIARDLLQADCDLNQTNNAGETALAFAALFGRTAMMPALVAHGADVNHRDARGNTAYDIALQQGNQSAADALQQLGGTE; translated from the coding sequence GTGACCCGGTTCACGCGCGTCGGGGCGGTCCTGGCAGTACTGGGCGCGAGCGTTCTGGCCGGTTGCCAGAGCGTCGCGCCGCCGACGGCCGCCATGGCCCCGGCGACGCCGGCGTCCGCTGCGGCCGCCACGGCCCCGGTGCCGCCGGTGGCCGGGGGCGCGGTCCATTACGACGAACAGTGGTTCGCCGCCGCCCGCATGGGCCGCACCGACATCCTCCAGGCGCTGATCGACGCGCATCAACCCCTCGACATCCAGGACGACGCCGGTTACACGGCGCTCATCCTCACGTCCTATCGCGGCCATCGGGACGCGCTCGCGTCCCTGCTGAAGGCGCATGCGAACGCCTGTCTCGCGGACAAGCGCGGCAACACCGCGTTGATGGGCGCGCTTTTTCGCGGTCGCGACGAGATCGCCCGCGACCTGTTGCAAGCCGACTGCGACCTGAACCAGACGAACAACGCGGGCGAAACCGCGCTTGCCTTCGCCGCGCTGTTCGGCCGCACCGCGATGATGCCGGCGCTGGTCGCGCATGGCGCGGACGTGAACCATCGCGACGCCCGCGGCAACACGGCGTACGATATCGCTCTGCAACAGGGCAACCAGAGCGCGGCGGATGCCCTGCAGCAGTTGGGCGGCACCGAGTAG
- a CDS encoding catalase, translated as MFKTKKITALVCLAFLSASAAHAADLTRDNGAPVGDNQNSQTAGPGGPVLLQDSNLIEKLQRFDRERIPERVVHARGTGAFGNFVEEADLSDLTRANVFEAGKTTPVFVRFSTVINSGGSPEEARDPRGFSVKFYTEQGNWDLVGNNMPIFFIRDAIKFPDFVHSLKPDPVTNLQDPNRMFDFFSHSPESTAMLTWLYSNRGTPASYRKMDGFGVHAFKLVNAKGEIHYVKFHWVSRQGIENLTPAQIPVVQGKDFNNLTRDLYGALAKGDDPKWDLMIQVLKPAQLADFPYDALDDTKEWKGVPERKVGTMTLTKVPANFFESTEESAFAPSRMVPGIEPSEDRMLQGRLFSYADTQIYRVGTNYMQLPINRPRVPVTNNHQAGELADSKKEGSINYDPTGLQDLKQNPEYRMTQLPLTGTTQQRAIAKKMEFVQAGERYRSLSASDKHDLVANLVTDMSQITNEENEYTELSYFYKADPEFGTRVAKGLKADVSRVQAMAAKLEG; from the coding sequence ATGTTCAAAACCAAGAAAATCACCGCGCTGGTCTGCCTCGCGTTCCTGTCGGCCTCGGCGGCCCATGCCGCGGACCTGACGCGCGACAACGGCGCCCCGGTGGGAGACAACCAGAATTCGCAGACCGCCGGCCCGGGCGGCCCCGTGCTGCTGCAGGACAGCAACCTCATCGAGAAGCTGCAGCGCTTCGACCGCGAGCGCATCCCCGAGCGGGTCGTGCACGCGCGCGGCACCGGCGCCTTCGGCAATTTCGTCGAGGAAGCGGACTTGTCGGACCTCACCCGCGCGAACGTCTTCGAGGCGGGCAAGACCACGCCGGTCTTCGTACGCTTCTCCACCGTGATCAACAGTGGGGGCTCGCCCGAGGAAGCGCGCGACCCGCGCGGCTTCTCCGTCAAGTTCTACACGGAACAGGGCAACTGGGATCTGGTCGGCAACAACATGCCGATCTTCTTCATCCGCGACGCGATCAAGTTCCCGGACTTCGTCCATTCGCTGAAGCCGGACCCGGTGACGAACCTGCAGGATCCGAACCGCATGTTCGACTTCTTCTCGCACAGTCCGGAAAGCACGGCGATGCTGACCTGGCTGTATTCGAACCGCGGCACGCCGGCATCCTATCGCAAGATGGACGGCTTCGGCGTGCACGCCTTCAAGCTGGTCAACGCCAAGGGCGAGATCCACTACGTGAAGTTCCACTGGGTCAGTCGCCAGGGCATCGAGAACCTGACGCCGGCCCAGATTCCCGTCGTGCAGGGCAAGGACTTCAACAACCTGACGCGCGATCTGTACGGCGCGCTGGCGAAGGGCGACGACCCGAAGTGGGACCTGATGATCCAGGTGCTGAAGCCGGCGCAACTGGCTGACTTCCCGTACGACGCGCTCGACGACACCAAGGAATGGAAGGGCGTGCCGGAGCGCAAGGTGGGCACGATGACGCTGACCAAGGTACCGGCGAACTTCTTCGAGTCGACCGAGGAATCGGCGTTCGCACCGTCGCGGATGGTGCCGGGCATCGAGCCGTCGGAAGACCGGATGCTGCAGGGCCGCCTGTTCTCGTATGCGGACACGCAGATCTACCGCGTGGGCACGAACTACATGCAGTTGCCGATCAACCGGCCGCGCGTGCCGGTGACGAACAACCACCAGGCCGGTGAACTCGCGGACAGCAAGAAGGAAGGCAGCATCAATTATGATCCGACCGGGCTCCAGGACCTGAAGCAGAATCCGGAATACCGGATGACGCAACTGCCGCTGACGGGCACCACGCAGCAACGCGCGATCGCCAAGAAGATGGAATTCGTGCAGGCCGGGGAGCGCTATCGCTCGCTGTCGGCCAGCGACAAGCACGATCTCGTCGCGAACCTGGTGACCGACATGAGCCAGATCACCAACGAGGAAAACGAGTACACCGAACTCTCGTATTTCTACAAGGCGGATCCGGAGTTCGGCACGCGCGTGGCCAAGGGCCTGAAAGCCGACGTCTCCCGCGTGCAGGCGATGGCCGCCAAGCTCGAAGGGTGA
- a CDS encoding 2-hydroxyacid dehydrogenase: MTASSAPRRLKILIAGPLTPRVMHALDAAHETARLWTQPDRAAFLAEQGAQFEVLATGGAYATDAALIAALPALRLVASFGVGVDAIDLDAAKAHDVAVTNTPGVLNDCVADYALGLLLALSRRIVEGDRFVREGRWRQTKLPLGAKLGGKVCGVVGMGGIGRAIARRAEAFGMQVVYFGPNRKHDLPYPYFDSLPAMAEAADVLMLSLPGGAATHHIVDAGVLAALGPRGLLVNVARGGVVDQDALIAALAKRTIAGAALDVFADEPSVPDAMLALDNVVLSPHTASGTHETRAAMGDLLLANIAAFARGDALETPVV, translated from the coding sequence ATGACTGCCTCCTCCGCTCCCCGCCGCCTGAAGATTCTCATCGCCGGTCCCCTGACGCCCCGGGTCATGCACGCGCTCGATGCCGCGCACGAGACCGCGCGACTCTGGACCCAGCCCGATCGCGCCGCGTTTCTGGCCGAACAGGGCGCGCAGTTCGAGGTGCTCGCGACCGGCGGCGCGTATGCCACCGACGCCGCGCTGATCGCCGCGCTGCCGGCCCTGCGTCTGGTCGCCAGTTTCGGCGTGGGGGTCGATGCGATCGATCTCGACGCCGCGAAGGCCCATGACGTGGCGGTGACCAACACGCCCGGCGTGTTGAACGATTGCGTCGCCGACTACGCGCTCGGCCTGCTGCTCGCGTTGTCGCGGCGCATCGTCGAGGGCGACCGTTTCGTGCGCGAGGGCCGCTGGCGGCAAACAAAGCTGCCGCTGGGCGCCAAGCTCGGCGGCAAGGTGTGCGGCGTCGTCGGCATGGGCGGCATCGGCCGCGCCATTGCCAGGCGTGCCGAGGCGTTCGGCATGCAGGTCGTCTACTTCGGCCCGAACCGCAAGCACGATCTACCCTATCCGTATTTCGACTCGCTGCCCGCGATGGCCGAGGCGGCCGATGTGCTGATGCTGTCGTTGCCGGGCGGCGCGGCCACGCATCACATCGTCGACGCCGGCGTGCTGGCCGCGCTGGGGCCGCGCGGGCTGCTGGTGAACGTCGCACGCGGTGGGGTGGTGGATCAGGACGCGCTGATCGCCGCGCTGGCGAAACGCACGATCGCCGGCGCGGCGCTCGACGTTTTCGCCGACGAGCCGAGCGTGCCCGACGCGATGCTGGCGCTCGACAACGTCGTGCTGTCGCCGCACACGGCGAGCGGCACGCACGAGACGCGCGCGGCGATGGGCGATCTGTTGCTCGCCAATATCGCCGCCTTCGCGCGGGGCGACGCGCTGGAGACGCCGGTGGTGTGA
- a CDS encoding oxidoreductase: MSAYSPSRHRFTPAHTAKTFNRIGYGAMQLAGPHVWGPPADRASAIAILREAVALGVNHIDTADFYGPHVTNEIIREALHPYPADLTIVTKVGFRRGTDRSWLPAHADRELVDAVHDNLRRLGLDALDVVNLRAPGLEAPEGKPLGEALETLARLQRDGLIRHIGLSQVTAQQVAEAQRIADIVCVQNHYNLAHRGDDALIDALAAQGIAYVPFFPLGGFSPLQSDTLTRVAAALRVPPMQVALAWLLRRAPNILVIPGTASLAHLRENIAAGALELDAQALADLDDL, encoded by the coding sequence ATGTCCGCCTATTCCCCCAGCCGTCACCGCTTCACCCCGGCACACACCGCAAAGACATTCAACCGCATCGGCTATGGCGCGATGCAGTTGGCGGGGCCCCACGTATGGGGGCCGCCCGCCGACCGCGCCAGCGCGATCGCGATACTGCGCGAGGCCGTCGCGCTGGGCGTCAATCACATCGATACCGCCGATTTCTACGGGCCGCATGTCACCAACGAGATCATCCGGGAGGCTTTGCATCCCTACCCGGCGGACCTGACGATCGTCACCAAGGTCGGGTTCCGACGCGGCACGGACCGGTCCTGGCTGCCGGCGCACGCCGATCGCGAACTGGTCGACGCGGTGCACGACAATCTGCGCCGGCTCGGGCTGGACGCACTGGACGTCGTCAACCTGCGCGCGCCGGGTCTGGAGGCGCCGGAGGGCAAACCGCTCGGCGAGGCACTGGAGACGCTCGCACGGCTCCAGCGCGACGGCCTGATCCGCCATATCGGCCTGAGCCAGGTCACCGCGCAGCAGGTCGCCGAGGCACAGCGCATCGCCGATATCGTCTGCGTGCAGAATCACTACAACCTCGCCCATCGCGGCGACGACGCGTTGATCGATGCGCTCGCGGCGCAGGGCATCGCCTATGTGCCCTTTTTCCCGCTCGGCGGCTTCTCGCCGCTACAGTCCGACACGCTCACGCGCGTGGCCGCCGCGCTGCGGGTTCCCCCGATGCAGGTGGCGCTGGCCTGGCTGCTGCGGCGCGCGCCGAACATCCTGGTCATTCCGGGCACCGCGTCGCTTGCGCATCTGCGCGAGAACATTGCGGCGGGCGCACTCGAACTCGATGCGCAGGCATTGGCGGATCTGGACGACCTTTGA
- a CDS encoding LysR family transcriptional regulator, giving the protein MTTASYSIADLSTFALVARHKGFRQAARATDQSASALSEAVRRLEGQLGLRLLDRTTRSVSPTEAGARLLLRLTPALSEVRSAVDVLNDLRDTPRGTLKLNVPVIAARYFLSPIVEAFMTTYPDITVEIVVDNNFVDIVASGCDAGIRYGERLEQDMIAVPIGPRTQRFAVAAAPAYLARRGMPAHPGTLLEHACLRGKFLSGAVYAWEFTRAGQTVSIAPEGPLTVTPTGADMAVSAAVAGLGIVYLFEEWLAPYLQAGQLVPVLEDWWPTFPGPFLYFSGRRHLPAPLRAFVDFIRAWEAKGVAS; this is encoded by the coding sequence ATGACGACGGCGTCCTATTCGATCGCCGACCTGTCGACCTTCGCGCTGGTCGCCCGGCACAAAGGCTTTCGCCAGGCGGCACGCGCCACCGATCAGTCGGCCTCCGCGCTCAGCGAGGCGGTGCGCCGCCTGGAAGGGCAACTCGGCCTTCGCCTGCTGGACCGGACCACGCGCAGCGTCTCGCCCACCGAGGCCGGCGCACGGCTGCTGCTGCGCCTGACGCCCGCGCTGAGCGAGGTCCGCAGCGCCGTCGACGTACTCAACGACCTGCGCGACACGCCGCGTGGCACACTCAAGCTGAACGTACCGGTGATCGCCGCGCGGTATTTCCTGTCGCCGATCGTCGAAGCCTTCATGACGACCTATCCCGATATCACCGTGGAGATCGTCGTCGACAACAATTTCGTCGATATTGTCGCCAGTGGCTGCGATGCGGGCATTCGCTACGGCGAGCGGCTCGAGCAGGACATGATCGCGGTTCCCATCGGCCCGCGCACGCAGCGTTTCGCGGTCGCGGCGGCGCCCGCCTATCTGGCGCGCCGCGGCATGCCGGCGCATCCCGGCACGCTGCTGGAGCACGCCTGCCTGCGCGGCAAGTTTCTCAGCGGGGCCGTCTACGCGTGGGAATTCACGCGCGCCGGACAGACGGTGAGCATCGCGCCCGAGGGTCCCCTGACCGTGACGCCGACCGGCGCGGACATGGCCGTGAGCGCGGCGGTGGCGGGGCTGGGCATCGTGTATCTGTTCGAGGAATGGCTCGCGCCGTATCTGCAGGCGGGACAGCTCGTGCCGGTGCTGGAGGACTGGTGGCCGACGTTTCCGGGGCCATTCCTGTACTTTTCCGGGCGGCGCCATTTGCCGGCGCCGCTGCGCGCGTTTGTGGATTTCATCCGGGCGTGGGAGGCGAAGGGGGTGGCTTCTTGA
- a CDS encoding alpha/beta fold hydrolase — translation MYAAQVDGLRDLVSPAVQVLDRETFTESANVLLASAPERFILAGTAYGGCLAMEVLARAPQRVAGLWLMNCQPGAHPYPDRVRATSRRIRQGEHDAVIAEFTRDAIPEEDGVSRAMFVTMARDAGAESFARQSDATLTRADRWPTLAASTVPTLLIWGEVDRFVPLEVGRRIARRMPHARFASLPGCGHFPTLERAAICTEIARDWLRDAGLS, via the coding sequence ATGTACGCCGCCCAGGTCGATGGCTTGCGGGACCTGGTCTCGCCCGCCGTGCAGGTGCTGGACCGCGAGACGTTCACCGAAAGCGCGAACGTACTGTTGGCGTCCGCGCCTGAACGCTTCATCCTGGCGGGCACAGCCTATGGCGGATGTCTGGCGATGGAGGTATTGGCGCGGGCGCCGCAGCGCGTCGCGGGCCTGTGGCTCATGAACTGCCAGCCAGGGGCGCATCCATACCCCGATCGCGTTCGCGCGACAAGTCGCCGGATTCGCCAGGGCGAACACGACGCCGTCATCGCGGAGTTCACGCGTGATGCCATTCCTGAGGAAGACGGGGTGTCGCGCGCAATGTTCGTCACGATGGCGCGCGACGCGGGCGCCGAATCGTTTGCCCGGCAGTCCGACGCGACGCTGACGCGCGCCGACCGCTGGCCGACGCTGGCGGCCAGCACGGTTCCGACGCTGTTGATCTGGGGCGAAGTCGACCGTTTCGTGCCGCTCGAAGTCGGAAGGCGTATCGCTCGAAGAATGCCGCATGCGCGCTTCGCATCGCTGCCTGGTTGCGGGCACTTCCCGACGCTGGAGCGCGCGGCAATATGTACGGAAATCGCGCGGGATTGGCTTCGCGACGCCGGGCTGTCCTGA